The following are from one region of the Cytobacillus firmus genome:
- the thiI gene encoding tRNA uracil 4-sulfurtransferase ThiI: MNYDRILIRYGEISTKGRNRNMFVDKLRRSIYNVLNEFSGIKIESTRDRMYVVLNGADGRDVTDRLKGIFGIQSFSPAVKVNKDIEEMKAAALALFLKHFEEGKTFKITAKRADKSFPLNTDDLNHEFGGHLLKNVPNLQVNVKKPDINLQIEVREEAAYLSCETIEGAGGLPAGSSGKAMLMLSGGIDSPVAGYLSMKRGLEIEAVHFHSPPFTSERAKQKVIDLTEKLANIAGSVVLHIVPFTEIQQLIHQQVPANYTMTTTRRLMLRITDEIRDKNDGLAIITGESLGQVASQTLESMFAINDVTTTPILRPLITMDKTDIIDIAQTIDTHDISIRPFEDCCTVFVPSSPKTKPKRDKVRRFESFVDFEPLIAKAVEGTEKLVIKPKSRNEDSFGELF; the protein is encoded by the coding sequence ATAAATTATGACCGTATACTTATACGATATGGAGAAATCTCCACAAAAGGCAGAAACCGCAATATGTTTGTCGATAAACTAAGAAGAAGCATTTACAATGTGCTGAATGAATTTTCCGGCATCAAGATAGAATCAACAAGAGACCGAATGTACGTTGTTTTGAATGGTGCAGATGGCAGAGATGTTACTGATCGCCTTAAAGGGATTTTTGGCATTCAGTCCTTCAGTCCTGCTGTGAAAGTCAATAAAGATATCGAAGAAATGAAAGCTGCAGCATTGGCGTTATTTTTAAAACATTTTGAAGAAGGAAAGACTTTCAAGATTACGGCTAAGAGAGCCGATAAAAGCTTCCCTTTAAATACTGACGATCTTAATCATGAATTTGGCGGACACCTGTTGAAAAATGTGCCGAATCTACAAGTGAATGTAAAAAAACCGGATATCAATCTGCAGATTGAAGTTCGCGAAGAAGCGGCTTACTTATCATGCGAAACCATTGAGGGAGCCGGCGGACTTCCTGCAGGCTCGAGCGGTAAAGCCATGCTTATGCTTTCCGGAGGAATTGACAGCCCGGTAGCAGGTTACTTATCCATGAAGAGAGGATTGGAAATTGAAGCTGTCCATTTTCACAGCCCGCCTTTCACGAGTGAGCGTGCAAAGCAAAAAGTAATTGATTTAACAGAAAAACTTGCGAATATTGCTGGATCCGTTGTTCTCCATATTGTCCCATTTACAGAAATCCAGCAGCTGATCCATCAGCAGGTTCCGGCTAATTATACGATGACAACAACAAGACGATTAATGCTCCGGATCACTGATGAAATCCGTGATAAAAACGATGGCCTGGCCATTATCACCGGGGAAAGCCTTGGACAGGTAGCAAGCCAGACGCTTGAAAGCATGTTTGCCATTAACGATGTCACGACAACACCTATTCTGCGGCCGCTGATCACAATGGATAAAACGGATATCATCGACATTGCCCAAACCATCGATACGCACGATATATCGATCAGGCCTTTTGAAGATTGCTGTACCGTTTTCGTTCCATCATCACCCAAAACAAAACCAAAACGAGACAAAGTCCGCCGCTTTGAAAGCTTTGTTGATTTCGAACCTCTAATCGCAAAAGCAGTCGAAGGCACCGAAAAGCTGGTTATCAAACCCAAATCGCGCAATGAAGACTCTTTTGGGGAATTATTTTGA
- a CDS encoding cysteine desulfurase family protein → MIYLDNSATTKPYKEALDSFMKVSSEYFGNPSSLHEFGGKAERLLMQAREQISQLLNVKSNEVFFTSGGTESNNLAIKGTALMHRKRGTHIITTGLEHASVRETADQLKELGYRITVIEPDSMGIVHAEDIEKEITPETVLVSVMHVNNEIGSIQPINEIGEMLKKHARVIFHVDNVQGIGKVPLDLYQAQVDLCTISAHKFHGLKGNGVLFIRDGLRLSPLLSGGNQEWKMRSGTENIAGIVAMAKALRLTMNNKDKHLSRLKSIKTYLMEEAGRIEGITVHTPENNSAPHIVNFSIKGFKAEVFVHALEERGIFISTTSACSSKKSAASSTLMAMGIPEKDAKSAVRVSLSYDNTKEEAEIFIQAVKETVNRLRKVMKS, encoded by the coding sequence GTGATTTATTTAGATAACAGTGCAACAACTAAACCATATAAAGAAGCGCTTGATTCTTTTATGAAGGTTTCTTCAGAATACTTTGGGAATCCCTCTTCCCTACACGAATTTGGAGGTAAGGCAGAAAGGCTCCTCATGCAGGCGCGTGAGCAAATTTCCCAATTGCTGAATGTTAAGAGCAATGAAGTGTTTTTCACATCCGGAGGGACAGAGAGCAATAATCTTGCTATAAAAGGAACTGCATTAATGCATAGAAAAAGAGGGACCCATATTATCACCACCGGGCTGGAGCATGCTTCTGTAAGGGAAACTGCTGATCAGCTGAAGGAATTGGGCTATCGAATAACCGTAATTGAACCGGATAGTATGGGTATTGTCCATGCTGAAGACATTGAAAAGGAAATTACACCTGAAACTGTTTTAGTCTCTGTTATGCACGTAAATAATGAAATTGGTTCCATTCAGCCAATTAATGAAATAGGAGAGATGCTGAAAAAGCATGCGCGGGTCATATTTCATGTAGACAATGTTCAGGGAATCGGCAAGGTGCCCCTAGACCTTTATCAGGCCCAGGTGGATCTGTGTACGATTTCGGCTCATAAATTTCACGGTTTGAAGGGGAATGGGGTTTTGTTCATTCGTGATGGACTTCGTCTTTCGCCGTTGCTCTCCGGGGGCAATCAGGAATGGAAAATGAGAAGCGGCACGGAAAACATAGCTGGCATTGTAGCAATGGCAAAGGCACTAAGGCTTACGATGAATAATAAGGATAAGCACTTAAGCCGGCTTAAATCCATCAAAACCTATCTTATGGAGGAGGCGGGAAGAATTGAGGGGATTACAGTTCATACCCCTGAAAATAATTCTGCTCCCCACATCGTCAATTTCTCCATAAAAGGATTCAAAGCGGAGGTATTTGTCCACGCTTTAGAAGAGCGCGGAATTTTTATTTCCACTACAAGTGCCTGCTCTTCGAAGAAATCTGCTGCCAGCAGTACCCTGATGGCTATGGGAATCCCTGAAAAGGATGCAAAAAGTGCAGTCCGGGTCAGTTTGTCTTATGATAATACGAAGGAAGAGGCAGAAATTTTTATACAGGCGGTTAAAGAGACCGTTAATAGGCTAAGAAAGGTTATGAAATCATGA
- the rarD gene encoding EamA family transporter RarD has protein sequence MKNNEVQLGALYAGFAYFLWGILPVYWKLVDHVQADEILANRIFWSFFFMLIILLVSKKWNAFAATLKGFKTNKKQLFALVIASILISTNWFLYIWAVNTDQMIEASLGYYINPLVSVILGMLVFKEKLSPAQYVSFGIAFAGVMILTFSYGRFPWIAIVLALSFGLYGLAKKLIKVDSAVGLTLETLVVTPIAFIYMVMLFMNDKQAFLHVSLSTDLLLIGAGAATAVPLLYFAKGAQKIPMSMLGFLQYIAPTITLILGIFVYHEQFTKLHMLSFMFIWLALTIYSVSKTKLFAHRETKLKRGKGVGI, from the coding sequence ATGAAAAATAATGAAGTACAATTGGGAGCTTTATATGCAGGGTTTGCTTACTTTTTATGGGGCATTTTGCCCGTATATTGGAAGTTAGTGGACCACGTGCAGGCAGATGAAATTTTGGCTAACAGGATTTTTTGGTCATTCTTCTTTATGCTGATTATTTTGCTGGTCTCAAAAAAGTGGAATGCCTTTGCTGCAACACTTAAAGGGTTTAAAACTAATAAGAAGCAGCTTTTCGCCCTTGTGATTGCCTCCATTCTGATCAGCACAAACTGGTTTTTATATATTTGGGCGGTCAATACCGATCAGATGATTGAGGCCAGTCTCGGCTATTATATTAATCCGCTCGTAAGTGTAATTCTGGGCATGCTGGTTTTTAAAGAGAAGCTGTCACCAGCGCAGTATGTATCTTTTGGGATTGCGTTTGCGGGAGTGATGATTTTGACTTTCAGCTATGGGCGGTTCCCCTGGATAGCCATTGTTCTCGCTTTATCCTTTGGCCTTTACGGGCTGGCCAAAAAGCTTATAAAAGTGGATTCGGCTGTTGGCTTAACGCTGGAAACATTAGTAGTGACTCCGATCGCATTTATTTATATGGTTATGCTTTTTATGAATGATAAGCAGGCTTTTCTGCATGTTTCGCTAAGCACCGATTTGCTTCTTATCGGGGCAGGTGCAGCCACAGCGGTGCCGCTATTGTACTTTGCCAAAGGAGCTCAGAAGATACCGATGTCTATGCTTGGCTTCCTTCAGTATATTGCACCGACAATTACCCTGATTCTGGGGATTTTCGTTTATCATGAGCAGTTTACAAAACTTCACATGCTTTCCTTTATGTTTATCTGGCTGGCTTTAACGATTTACTCTGTTTCGAAGACAAAGCTTTTTGCCCATCGGGAAACAAAATTAAAGCGCGGAAAAGGTGTTGGGATATAG
- the brnQ gene encoding branched-chain amino acid transport system II carrier protein — MENKTLSTKQILAVGLMLFALFFGAGNMIFPPFLGQAAGTSVWTAIIGFLITGVGLPLLGIIAIARNGDLQTIASRVHPLYGMIFTIIMYLAIGPFFGIPRTGTVAYEIGVTPFLSETASNSPFSLLVYTIAFFGITAWLSLNPSKLVDRIGNIFTPALLIILAVLVIKSIITPMGELQAPVGAYAEGPFFKGFIEGYLTMDTIAALVFGIIVISSIQGMGVTNKHSLMKICITAGLIAAAGLAAVYLSLAYIGATSTDAIGEFDNGGAILSAASHYLFGAAGAVILGLAITVACLTTSIGLVSACAQYFHKLLPKISYKTIVIILSLFSMVVANIGLTQLIQLSLPILIIIYPLAIVLILLSFMHNAFNGYSVVYIGALIPTGLISFVDGLKTAGMDVSYITDSLQFLPFFAEGIGWIVPAIAGAVIGYFLAIAVGEPKKTIAGNE; from the coding sequence ATGGAGAATAAAACACTGTCAACCAAACAAATTCTCGCCGTCGGACTCATGTTATTTGCTCTATTCTTTGGGGCAGGAAATATGATTTTCCCTCCCTTCCTGGGACAAGCTGCCGGCACAAGTGTATGGACTGCTATTATTGGATTTTTAATTACAGGGGTTGGATTGCCGCTTCTAGGTATTATTGCCATTGCCAGAAATGGGGATCTGCAAACAATTGCAAGCCGCGTACACCCTTTATACGGAATGATTTTTACTATTATTATGTACTTAGCCATTGGACCATTTTTTGGAATCCCGCGTACCGGGACAGTTGCTTATGAAATTGGGGTTACTCCGTTCTTATCTGAAACCGCTTCCAATAGTCCTTTTTCGTTATTGGTTTATACCATTGCCTTTTTTGGCATCACAGCCTGGCTTTCTCTCAATCCATCGAAATTAGTGGATAGAATCGGCAATATTTTTACACCTGCCTTGCTCATTATCCTTGCTGTTCTGGTTATAAAAAGCATCATTACTCCTATGGGCGAATTGCAGGCGCCAGTGGGGGCATATGCAGAGGGGCCGTTCTTTAAAGGCTTCATTGAAGGCTACCTGACAATGGATACAATTGCAGCACTGGTATTCGGAATTATCGTTATCAGCTCCATACAGGGCATGGGTGTAACAAATAAACATTCCCTTATGAAAATTTGCATTACTGCCGGACTGATAGCAGCTGCCGGTCTAGCGGCAGTATATTTATCTCTTGCATACATCGGTGCAACAAGTACAGATGCTATAGGTGAATTCGATAATGGCGGCGCTATCCTATCTGCTGCTTCTCATTATCTATTTGGAGCTGCGGGAGCAGTTATCCTTGGGCTGGCCATAACGGTAGCGTGCCTGACAACCTCAATCGGACTCGTTTCCGCTTGTGCGCAGTACTTTCATAAATTGCTTCCAAAAATATCCTATAAAACCATTGTAATCATTCTTTCACTGTTCAGTATGGTGGTTGCAAACATTGGTTTAACTCAGTTGATTCAACTTTCATTGCCAATTTTGATCATCATTTATCCTCTGGCCATCGTGCTGATACTTCTATCGTTTATGCACAATGCCTTTAATGGCTACTCAGTGGTATATATTGGGGCATTAATACCAACAGGATTAATTAGTTTTGTGGATGGCTTGAAAACAGCTGGAATGGACGTATCCTATATTACAGACTCACTTCAATTCCTCCCATTCTTTGCTGAGGGTATCGGCTGGATTGTGCCTGCCATTGCCGGAGCTGTTATAGGCTACTTTCTGGCAATTGCTGTTGGGGAGCCGAAAAAAACAATTGCTGGCAACGAATAA
- the hisJ gene encoding histidinol-phosphatase HisJ yields MLKDGHIHTPFCPHGTKDSLEDYVEKAISLGFKEISFTEHAPLPDGFEDPAPARDSAMRKENLEKYFTDISRVKADYQGKIRINAGLEVDYIEGFEREVKEFLDKNGKYMDDSILSVHFLKHGSRYECVDYSPDVFAKMIEEYGYIEAVYMNYFRTLLLSIKADLGSFKPKRIGHITLVKKFQKKYPADREFREEINQILDEVYTHGYELDYNGAGFAKPLCKESYPPDWAAEAAAQKGITLVYGSDSHQAKDMGQGLDRMKHL; encoded by the coding sequence ATGCTAAAAGACGGCCATATCCACACACCCTTTTGCCCGCACGGGACAAAGGATTCATTGGAAGATTATGTTGAAAAAGCAATAAGTCTTGGTTTTAAGGAGATTTCTTTTACTGAACATGCTCCGCTCCCTGATGGCTTTGAGGACCCGGCACCTGCCCGGGACAGTGCGATGCGCAAGGAGAATCTTGAAAAATATTTTACTGATATTTCAAGAGTAAAAGCAGATTATCAAGGAAAAATCAGGATTAATGCGGGGCTTGAAGTGGATTACATTGAAGGTTTTGAACGGGAGGTCAAAGAATTCCTCGATAAAAATGGAAAATACATGGATGATTCTATTTTATCTGTACATTTTCTAAAACATGGCAGCCGCTACGAATGCGTGGACTACAGCCCGGATGTTTTTGCAAAGATGATTGAAGAATATGGTTATATTGAAGCAGTTTATATGAATTATTTCCGCACCCTGCTCCTATCTATAAAAGCAGATTTAGGATCGTTTAAACCAAAAAGGATTGGGCATATCACCCTGGTGAAAAAATTTCAAAAAAAATATCCCGCTGATCGGGAATTTAGAGAGGAAATAAACCAAATACTTGATGAGGTTTATACTCATGGCTATGAACTCGACTATAATGGAGCCGGTTTCGCCAAGCCTTTATGCAAGGAATCCTATCCTCCGGACTGGGCTGCAGAAGCAGCGGCCCAAAAAGGCATTACACTGGTATATGGATCCGATTCTCATCAGGCAAAGGACATGGGTCAGGGCCTCGATAGAATGAAACACCTTTAA
- the ezrA gene encoding septation ring formation regulator EzrA, whose protein sequence is MEYIIGAIVILLCLYLTGYFLKKKHYKEIDRLETWKMDITDRPVLDEMSRVKKLNMTGQTEELFERWRNEWDEIVTSQLPDVEELLFDAEESIDKYRFKNSQEIQQRIEKRLTEIEENIKNLLAELNELVGSEEKNRAEIEELKDMYRQCKKSLLAHRHTFGKSEKILEEQLDEAFSKFEEFDDKTEKGNYLEARETLLVIKALIEDSQAKMEAIPSLMVDCQSKIPSELEELRDGYKEMLEQGYLLDHLQIDKEIERLEEQVNVYAGSIDQAQIEEVQTGVEEIKDNMEHLYDLLEKEVHARHYLSQQDEATRTMLYNNRDMNNKLKTEIAAVRNSYHVPEKDLEIQIHLEKKINQLFKKFEVLEHKINSQNTPHTLLREELAEVKEHIEEISDEQTAFAEKLQALRKDEMSAREKVKELSKKVAETIRLISKNNVPGVSQEYKYLIQDAKESIDNVLAKLDEKPLNIPSVQQYLEVAVLTVDKAADSVSDMIETILLAEKVIQYGNRYRSSYPSIDNGLREAEVSFRSYEYKKALEQAASSIEEVEPGAIKRIEELITEQ, encoded by the coding sequence ATGGAATACATAATTGGAGCTATAGTCATTCTTTTATGCCTATATCTCACCGGATATTTTTTAAAGAAAAAACATTACAAAGAAATTGACAGGCTGGAAACTTGGAAAATGGACATAACGGACCGCCCTGTTCTAGATGAAATGTCTAGAGTGAAAAAGCTGAATATGACGGGGCAGACAGAGGAATTATTTGAACGCTGGAGAAATGAATGGGATGAAATAGTTACATCGCAGCTTCCGGATGTGGAAGAATTGTTATTTGATGCTGAAGAGAGCATAGATAAATACCGTTTTAAGAATTCCCAGGAAATTCAGCAGAGAATAGAAAAAAGATTAACCGAGATAGAAGAAAACATCAAAAACCTGCTTGCTGAATTGAATGAACTGGTAGGCAGTGAAGAGAAAAATAGAGCGGAAATTGAAGAATTGAAAGATATGTACCGCCAATGCAAAAAGTCTCTCCTTGCACACCGCCATACATTCGGCAAATCTGAGAAAATTCTTGAAGAACAGCTGGATGAAGCATTCTCCAAATTTGAAGAGTTCGATGACAAAACTGAAAAGGGCAATTACCTTGAAGCTCGTGAAACCCTTCTTGTAATTAAAGCTCTGATTGAGGATTCTCAAGCCAAAATGGAAGCTATACCAAGTTTGATGGTTGACTGTCAATCCAAGATCCCTTCCGAACTGGAAGAGTTAAGAGACGGATACAAGGAAATGCTGGAGCAGGGATATCTGCTTGATCACCTGCAGATAGATAAAGAAATTGAGAGGCTTGAAGAACAAGTAAATGTATACGCAGGCTCCATTGATCAGGCACAAATCGAAGAAGTTCAAACAGGAGTCGAAGAGATCAAAGATAATATGGAACATCTGTACGATCTGCTCGAAAAGGAAGTACATGCCAGACATTACTTAAGCCAGCAGGATGAAGCAACAAGAACCATGCTTTATAATAACCGTGATATGAACAATAAGCTAAAGACAGAGATAGCGGCTGTCCGGAATAGCTATCATGTTCCGGAAAAGGATCTTGAAATTCAAATCCACCTGGAGAAAAAAATAAACCAGCTGTTCAAAAAATTCGAAGTGCTGGAGCATAAGATTAACAGCCAAAATACTCCCCATACACTTCTGAGAGAAGAACTGGCGGAAGTCAAGGAACACATTGAGGAGATTTCAGATGAGCAGACAGCTTTTGCCGAAAAGCTTCAGGCCTTACGAAAAGACGAAATGTCTGCAAGGGAAAAAGTAAAAGAATTAAGCAAGAAAGTGGCAGAAACAATAAGGCTTATATCCAAAAATAACGTGCCTGGAGTTTCTCAGGAATATAAATATTTGATACAGGATGCGAAAGAAAGCATAGATAATGTACTGGCTAAGCTCGATGAAAAACCATTGAACATTCCTTCGGTCCAGCAATATCTTGAAGTTGCGGTGCTGACTGTTGATAAGGCTGCTGATTCTGTCAGTGATATGATTGAGACGATTCTTCTAGCTGAGAAGGTCATCCAATATGGCAACCGATACAGAAGCAGTTATCCATCTATTGATAATGGATTAAGGGAAGCAGAGGTCTCATTCAGAAGCTATGAATATAAAAAAGCATTGGAGCAGGCTGCCTCTTCAATTGAAGAAGTCGAGCCGGGTGCGATCAAGAGAATTGAAGAATTAATAACTGAACAATAA
- a CDS encoding alpha/beta-type small acid-soluble spore protein has translation MANNNSSNQLLVPGVQQALDQMKYEIATEFGVNLGAETTSRANGSVGGEITKRLVQMAEQQLGGFQR, from the coding sequence ATGGCAAACAACAACAGCTCAAACCAGCTTCTAGTTCCTGGAGTACAACAAGCTCTTGACCAAATGAAGTACGAAATCGCTACTGAATTCGGTGTAAACCTTGGTGCTGAAACTACTTCTCGCGCTAACGGTTCTGTAGGTGGAGAAATCACTAAGCGTTTAGTTCAAATGGCTGAACAGCAATTAGGCGGTTTCCAAAGATAA
- the sppA gene encoding signal peptide peptidase SppA: MNGKRWAALGIAAGLFVFSVVLNFVTAFAFTDIESSVNELFAGGNEAFLEEVIEEGNAQKKIAVLDVNGVIQDTGDAASLFASPGYNHKAFMDNLDYVKEDSTVKAIVIKVNSPGGGVVESAEIHDKITEIQKETKKPVYISMGSMAASGGYYISAPADKIFASPETLTGSLGVIMQGYNYAGLAEKYGVEFVTIKSGPYKDIMSPTREMTDEERKILQSMINNSYQGFVKVISEGRGLTEAQVKEIADGRIYDGRQAKELNLIDGFGYDDDVIEQLKKDHKLNGAQVVKYTENFGFGSMFSMGARKIMGDDLEMAGVMKLLSQPNSPRLMYLYAE; this comes from the coding sequence ATGAATGGAAAACGTTGGGCTGCACTGGGAATAGCAGCAGGATTGTTTGTATTTTCCGTTGTGCTGAATTTTGTGACTGCATTTGCATTTACAGATATTGAAAGCTCGGTAAATGAACTATTTGCAGGAGGCAATGAAGCATTTTTGGAAGAAGTCATTGAAGAGGGCAATGCACAGAAAAAGATTGCTGTGCTGGACGTGAATGGAGTGATCCAGGATACGGGTGATGCAGCTTCTTTGTTTGCAAGTCCGGGTTATAATCACAAAGCATTCATGGATAATCTTGATTATGTAAAAGAAGACAGTACAGTAAAGGCGATTGTCATAAAGGTTAATTCCCCAGGCGGAGGGGTAGTGGAAAGCGCCGAAATACATGATAAGATTACTGAAATCCAAAAAGAAACAAAGAAGCCGGTATACATATCGATGGGATCAATGGCTGCCTCAGGGGGCTATTATATATCCGCTCCTGCTGACAAGATTTTTGCCAGTCCCGAAACATTGACCGGTTCGCTGGGTGTTATTATGCAGGGCTATAATTATGCGGGGCTTGCTGAAAAATATGGTGTGGAGTTTGTTACGATTAAGAGCGGTCCATATAAAGATATCATGAGCCCTACCAGGGAGATGACGGATGAGGAAAGAAAGATCCTTCAATCCATGATTAATAATTCCTATCAGGGATTTGTTAAAGTTATTTCGGAAGGCCGGGGATTAACCGAGGCACAAGTGAAGGAAATTGCGGACGGCCGCATTTATGACGGGCGTCAGGCGAAGGAACTGAATCTGATTGACGGTTTTGGCTATGACGATGATGTCATTGAACAGTTGAAGAAAGACCATAAATTAAATGGTGCCCAGGTTGTAAAATATACTGAGAATTTCGGGTTCGGCTCCATGTTCAGCATGGGAGCGCGAAAAATCATGGGTGATGACCTGGAAATGGCAGGCGTGATGAAGTTGTTATCACAGCCAAACTCACCGCGTTTAATGTATCTTTATGCTGAATAG
- a CDS encoding RDD family protein, translating to MTSNDPNERELPRPDLSKDEGEIESPIDEAAPSGKETVTQAETLPIQKALSPLRFAGFWMRFWAYLLDLVVVGSVDRILINPIFRALDIPLHESSLFAPISIATAITFYAYFVLMTKFFGQTLGKMVFSLKVVDLKGEKLTWGTILFREWIGRFISVSIFIGYVIVAFLPKKQGLHDLFADTSVVHEGQNEQVI from the coding sequence ATGACTTCAAATGATCCTAATGAAAGAGAGCTTCCTCGTCCTGATTTAAGTAAGGATGAAGGCGAGATTGAGTCACCCATTGATGAAGCAGCTCCGTCTGGTAAGGAAACGGTCACACAAGCAGAAACCCTCCCCATTCAAAAAGCTTTATCACCACTCAGATTTGCTGGTTTTTGGATGAGATTTTGGGCTTATCTTTTAGATTTGGTTGTGGTTGGCAGTGTAGACCGGATATTGATCAATCCAATTTTTAGAGCATTGGATATTCCTTTGCATGAAAGCAGTTTGTTTGCTCCGATTTCCATAGCAACTGCCATTACGTTTTACGCCTATTTTGTGCTGATGACAAAGTTTTTTGGCCAGACGCTCGGGAAAATGGTATTTAGTTTAAAAGTAGTAGATCTTAAAGGGGAAAAGCTGACATGGGGCACAATTCTGTTCCGTGAATGGATCGGCCGTTTTATATCAGTGAGCATTTTTATCGGCTATGTCATTGTAGCCTTCCTGCCTAAGAAACAGGGGCTGCATGATCTTTTTGCAGATACCTCTGTTGTTCACGAAGGGCAAAATGAACAAGTCATTTAA
- a CDS encoding NAD kinase — protein sequence MPERRNIYFYHKKDEETMGKVAPLYSLAEEHAFTIVNDFKKANIIVSIGGDGTFLQAVRKTGYRDDCLYAGISTTGSLSLYCDFHLDDTDKMVEAMTNEQVEVRRYPTIDVTVDDQTSFQCLNEFSIRSAIIKTFVIDVFIDDLHFETFRGDGMIVATPTGSTAYNKSVNGAVVDPLLPCMQVSELASLNNNRYRTLGSSFILSGDRQLTLKVVQDGNDHPTMGMDNEALSIQHVEKIDIKLSSKIIKTVKLKDNSFWEKVKRTFL from the coding sequence ATGCCTGAAAGACGCAATATATACTTCTATCACAAAAAAGATGAAGAAACGATGGGAAAAGTAGCTCCTCTTTACAGCCTGGCTGAGGAGCATGCCTTTACGATTGTCAATGACTTCAAAAAAGCCAATATCATTGTAAGCATAGGGGGAGACGGTACGTTTTTGCAGGCTGTCCGGAAAACCGGCTATAGAGATGACTGTCTGTATGCCGGAATTTCGACGACCGGAAGCCTTAGCCTGTACTGTGATTTCCATCTTGATGATACAGACAAGATGGTGGAGGCAATGACAAACGAACAAGTAGAGGTAAGGCGCTATCCAACTATTGATGTTACAGTTGATGACCAGACATCCTTTCAGTGCTTAAATGAATTCAGCATCCGCTCTGCCATAATTAAAACATTTGTAATCGATGTCTTTATCGATGATTTACATTTTGAAACGTTCCGCGGGGACGGAATGATTGTTGCCACTCCAACAGGAAGCACAGCTTATAATAAGTCAGTAAACGGAGCAGTTGTTGACCCGCTGCTGCCATGCATGCAGGTGAGCGAACTAGCTTCACTGAATAACAACCGCTATCGTACACTTGGATCCTCCTTTATTCTGAGCGGAGACCGGCAGCTGACCCTCAAAGTGGTTCAAGATGGCAATGACCATCCTACAATGGGAATGGACAATGAAGCCCTAAGCATTCAGCATGTCGAAAAAATTGATATAAAACTGAGCAGCAAAATCATCAAAACCGTAAAACTGAAGGACAATTCCTTCTGGGAAAAAGTAAAGAGGACATTTTTATAA